Proteins from a single region of Butyrivibrio fibrisolvens:
- a CDS encoding alpha/beta hydrolase yields MSKKSGFVLLSVLSGVLFGGAFAGNKLYDFAIKPRQRADSTPDSSELVTRGRKWVRNHAERRDIYINSIDSLRLHASFIPGKENEHHYVVLIHGIWDSSEGMGIYAQEYEKKGWNMLLPDLRGFGQSEGDYVGYGNDDRYDIIEWIYWIIKRDPQARILLHGTSMGAATTLMVTGESLPENVKCAISDSSYTTVKEEFLDVYETLDPKVAIIPKWLALPLLRLEVKIRAGYDFYKIKPIEAVKNSTTPTLFLHGDADKFVKPSMCRELFDAAACKKEFCMTLGAKHIEGVWVDSKKYWKKIDEFLEHNNF; encoded by the coding sequence ATGAGTAAAAAGTCAGGATTTGTACTTCTAAGTGTACTTTCGGGAGTGTTATTCGGGGGAGCATTTGCTGGTAATAAACTTTACGATTTTGCTATAAAGCCAAGACAGCGTGCCGATTCAACTCCTGATTCATCTGAGCTCGTGACAAGAGGCCGTAAGTGGGTCAGAAATCATGCAGAGCGCAGAGACATATATATCAATTCTATAGATTCTTTAAGACTACACGCAAGTTTCATTCCGGGCAAAGAGAATGAGCATCATTACGTGGTTTTGATCCATGGTATCTGGGATAGCTCAGAAGGAATGGGCATTTATGCTCAGGAATATGAGAAAAAAGGCTGGAACATGCTCCTTCCAGATCTTCGAGGTTTTGGCCAGAGTGAAGGCGACTATGTCGGCTATGGTAACGATGACCGCTATGACATTATCGAATGGATATACTGGATCATCAAAAGAGACCCGCAGGCGAGGATCCTTCTTCACGGAACATCTATGGGAGCAGCTACAACCCTTATGGTAACAGGCGAATCTCTTCCGGAAAATGTTAAGTGTGCTATTTCAGACAGCTCATATACAACGGTTAAGGAAGAGTTCCTGGATGTATATGAAACTCTTGATCCCAAGGTTGCGATCATACCTAAATGGCTTGCACTACCTCTTCTTCGTCTTGAAGTTAAGATTCGTGCCGGATACGACTTCTATAAGATTAAGCCTATAGAAGCAGTTAAGAACTCCACGACTCCGACTCTCTTCCTTCACGGAGATGCAGATAAGTTTGTTAAGCCTTCAATGTGCCGCGAACTTTTCGATGCAGCTGCCTGCAAGAAAGAGTTCTGCATGACACTTGGAGCTAAGCATATCGAAGGTGTATGGGTAGATTCCAAGAAGTATTGGAAGAAGATTGATGAGTTCTTAGAGCATAATAATTTCTAA
- a CDS encoding glycoside hydrolase family 2 TIM barrel-domain containing protein has protein sequence MGNFGYEKLEDPGYFAENRLPAHSDHIVCRNLQEAWDEESSLRLSLNGNWKFKYSANLLELPMRFEALDVDCHAWADIRVPAHMQLEGYGVPQYVNVQYPWDGHEDIDPPKIPTKDHPVGNYVKYFTLPKGFAEHGLYISFDGVESAFALWLNGEYVGYSSSSFDAKEFDLTPYAKEDGENKLAVQVFKYNSGSWMEDQDMFRFSGIFRDVTLFTRTKGIDVYDIKAVTSLSDNYQKGELKVTLKGCGKGQMTLQLFKEKWDKALNIQTTDGDEICSENVSWTGKIVNEKVFEGVGFTDPKRNLCTDVAEVSLNVDAPDLWSAEDPNLYALIITLYDENGEECGTILQEIGFREFVMGDDHIMYLNGKRIVFNGTDRHEFSARTGRALSRKDMETDIINMKRNNINALRMSHYPNNSYMYKLCDRFGIYVIDETNLETHGTWDAAGRGKKPESYMVPYDNLDWLSMLLDRGTSMLERDKNHPSVIIWSCGNEAYGGRVIFELSNYFRKTDPTRLVHYEGICHDRRFNDTSDMESRMYPPVEEIKDFLKEHRDKPFICCEYTHAMGNSCGAMYKYTDLTEEEPLYQGGFIWDYIDQSIIRKDRYGNEFQGYGGDFGERPNDGDFCGNGIAFGGDERKPSPKMQSVKYNYQPFAVIVDEDEDIVTVRNRTLFTNTDKYVMRVCVKSYGKTEYQKDYIVSVEPGEQEVFGLSLEEKIGYGEICNKTGEYVINVSFLLKEDTRYAEAGHEVAFGEDVFIVENGPEYATEDETSGIIIPEKVFGNDSDISFAKDKPYTITYGMCNIGIKGEHFEALFTDGVGLTSYKYMGKEMLDSKVMPNFWRAPTQNDYGNGEPARYAQWKIASMYLMPKVDIYTKYEHFLGGTELDVKEHDDHVSIKYNYKLWTSPEGECFLVYDVYGDGSIRMTLSYDPVEGLKDMPEFGIIFKMNADYHNLKWYGYGPEETYSDKMQGAKLSMFEGKAETQLAPYLLPQESGNHAGVRFASVTDERGRGLLIATEIPDGMSFSALPWTPHEIENAAHHYELPPIHYTVVRASLGQLGIAGDNTWGSLTHPEFKLPVDKKVEFSVMMRGI, from the coding sequence ATGGGTAATTTTGGTTACGAAAAGCTAGAAGATCCGGGATATTTTGCAGAAAACCGTCTCCCGGCTCACTCAGATCACATCGTATGCAGAAATCTTCAGGAAGCATGGGATGAGGAAAGTTCTTTAAGATTATCTCTTAACGGAAATTGGAAATTCAAATATTCAGCTAATCTTCTGGAGCTTCCAATGAGGTTCGAAGCTTTAGACGTTGACTGCCACGCATGGGCAGATATTCGTGTGCCTGCACATATGCAGCTCGAAGGATACGGCGTACCTCAGTACGTCAATGTTCAATATCCATGGGATGGACACGAGGATATCGATCCTCCGAAGATCCCTACTAAGGATCATCCTGTTGGAAACTACGTTAAGTACTTTACACTTCCTAAGGGATTTGCAGAGCACGGTCTTTATATCAGTTTTGACGGCGTAGAGAGCGCTTTTGCCCTTTGGCTTAACGGAGAGTATGTAGGCTACAGCTCTTCTTCTTTTGATGCCAAGGAGTTCGATCTTACACCTTATGCAAAGGAAGATGGCGAGAACAAGCTTGCTGTGCAGGTATTTAAGTACAACTCAGGAAGCTGGATGGAAGATCAGGACATGTTCAGATTTTCCGGAATCTTCAGGGATGTAACTCTTTTTACAAGAACAAAGGGAATAGACGTTTACGATATTAAAGCAGTTACCAGCCTTTCAGATAATTACCAGAAAGGTGAACTTAAAGTTACACTTAAGGGCTGCGGCAAGGGCCAGATGACTCTCCAGCTCTTTAAGGAAAAGTGGGACAAAGCCCTCAACATACAGACAACAGATGGCGACGAGATTTGCTCTGAAAATGTATCATGGACAGGCAAGATAGTAAATGAGAAGGTATTTGAAGGTGTCGGCTTTACAGATCCTAAGAGAAATCTCTGCACAGATGTAGCAGAAGTATCTTTAAACGTGGATGCTCCTGATCTTTGGAGCGCAGAGGATCCTAATCTCTATGCCCTTATCATCACCTTATATGATGAAAACGGCGAAGAGTGCGGAACCATCCTTCAGGAAATCGGCTTCAGAGAATTCGTCATGGGTGATGATCACATCATGTATTTAAATGGTAAACGTATCGTATTCAACGGTACAGATCGCCATGAATTCTCAGCAAGAACAGGTCGTGCCCTTTCAAGAAAAGACATGGAGACTGACATCATCAATATGAAGAGAAACAACATCAATGCTCTTCGTATGAGTCATTATCCTAACAACAGCTACATGTACAAACTCTGTGACAGATTCGGAATCTATGTAATCGACGAGACCAATCTTGAAACTCACGGAACCTGGGATGCAGCAGGACGTGGCAAAAAGCCTGAAAGCTACATGGTTCCTTATGATAACCTTGACTGGCTTTCCATGCTCCTTGACCGCGGAACATCTATGCTTGAGCGAGACAAGAATCATCCGTCCGTTATCATCTGGTCATGCGGTAACGAAGCATACGGCGGCAGAGTAATATTCGAGCTGTCCAATTACTTCAGAAAGACAGATCCTACAAGACTTGTCCACTATGAAGGCATCTGCCACGACAGAAGATTCAATGACACATCAGATATGGAATCCCGCATGTATCCTCCTGTTGAAGAGATCAAAGACTTCCTTAAGGAGCACCGTGACAAGCCATTTATCTGCTGCGAATATACTCACGCTATGGGTAATTCCTGCGGCGCAATGTACAAATATACTGACCTTACAGAAGAAGAGCCTCTGTATCAGGGCGGATTCATCTGGGATTATATAGATCAGTCCATTATAAGAAAAGACCGCTATGGCAATGAATTCCAGGGCTACGGCGGAGACTTTGGTGAAAGACCTAATGACGGTGACTTTTGCGGTAACGGAATAGCATTTGGCGGCGACGAGAGAAAGCCTTCACCCAAGATGCAGAGCGTAAAATATAACTACCAGCCATTTGCTGTCATCGTTGATGAGGATGAAGACATTGTTACAGTCAGAAACAGAACTCTTTTTACAAACACAGATAAGTATGTGATGAGGGTTTGCGTTAAGAGCTATGGCAAGACTGAGTATCAGAAGGATTACATCGTATCAGTTGAGCCGGGCGAGCAGGAAGTGTTCGGACTTTCACTTGAAGAGAAAATCGGCTATGGCGAGATCTGCAACAAGACAGGCGAATATGTTATAAACGTATCTTTCCTCCTTAAGGAAGACACAAGATACGCTGAGGCCGGTCACGAAGTTGCTTTCGGTGAAGATGTATTTATCGTTGAAAACGGACCTGAGTATGCTACAGAGGACGAAACATCCGGAATCATCATTCCGGAGAAGGTATTTGGAAATGATAGCGATATCTCTTTTGCCAAGGATAAGCCATACACTATCACTTACGGTATGTGCAATATCGGCATTAAGGGAGAGCATTTCGAAGCTCTCTTTACAGATGGAGTAGGCCTTACAAGCTATAAATATATGGGCAAAGAAATGCTGGATTCCAAGGTTATGCCTAACTTCTGGAGAGCACCCACTCAGAATGACTATGGTAACGGTGAACCTGCCCGCTATGCCCAGTGGAAGATCGCCAGCATGTACCTTATGCCAAAGGTTGATATCTATACCAAGTATGAGCATTTCCTTGGTGGAACAGAGCTTGATGTAAAAGAGCACGATGATCATGTAAGCATCAAGTACAACTATAAGCTCTGGACAAGCCCTGAGGGTGAGTGCTTCCTTGTGTATGACGTATACGGTGATGGAAGTATCAGAATGACACTTTCTTATGATCCTGTAGAGGGACTTAAGGACATGCCTGAGTTTGGTATCATCTTCAAGATGAATGCGGATTATCATAACCTTAAGTGGTACGGATACGGACCAGAAGAAACTTATTCCGACAAGATGCAGGGAGCAAAGCTTTCCATGTTTGAAGGAAAAGCTGAAACGCAGCTTGCACCATACCTACTTCCTCAGGAATCAGGCAATCATGCAGGCGTAAGATTTGCTTCTGTAACAGACGAAAGAGGAAGAGGACTTCTCATCGCTACTGAGATTCCGGATGGAATGAGCTTCTCAGCGCTTCCTTGGACACCGCACGAGATAGAGAATGCAGCTCACCACTATGAGCTTCCGCCTATCCACTATACAGTTGTAAGAGCGTCCCTTGGACAGCTTGGAATAGCAGGAGATAATACATGGGGATCACTTACACACCCTGAGTTCAAACTTCCTGTAGATAAAAAAGTTGAATTCTCAGTAATGATGAGAGGTATATAA
- the fba gene encoding class II fructose-1,6-bisphosphate aldolase, which yields MLVNAADMLKKAKAGHYAVGHFNINNLEWTKAILLTAKELRSPVILGVSEGAGKYMGGYHVVVNMVNGLLKDLDIDVPVALHLDHGSYEGCYKCIEAGFSSIMFDGSHYPIAENIEKTKELVKAAHDRGLSIEAEVGAIGGEEDGVIGKGECADPKECKQIADLGVDFLAAGIGNIHGKYPENWEGLSFETLDSIQQLTGELPLVLHGGTGIPAEMVKKAITLGVSKVNVNTECQLAFAEATRKYVEAGKDLEGKGFDPRKLLAPGFEAIKATVKEKMEMFGSVGKADE from the coding sequence ATGTTAGTAAATGCAGCTGACATGCTTAAAAAAGCTAAAGCCGGACATTACGCAGTAGGCCACTTCAACATCAACAACCTTGAGTGGACTAAGGCTATTCTGCTTACAGCAAAAGAGCTCAGAAGCCCTGTTATTCTTGGTGTATCAGAAGGCGCCGGTAAATACATGGGTGGTTATCATGTTGTAGTAAACATGGTTAACGGACTTTTAAAGGATCTCGACATCGACGTTCCTGTAGCACTTCACCTTGACCACGGTTCATACGAAGGATGCTACAAGTGCATCGAGGCTGGTTTCTCATCAATCATGTTCGACGGATCACACTATCCGATCGCTGAGAACATCGAGAAGACTAAGGAACTGGTTAAGGCAGCTCACGACAGAGGCCTTTCAATCGAGGCTGAAGTTGGTGCTATCGGTGGAGAAGAAGATGGCGTAATCGGTAAGGGTGAGTGCGCTGATCCTAAGGAATGCAAGCAGATCGCTGATCTTGGCGTTGACTTCCTTGCAGCTGGTATCGGTAACATCCACGGCAAATATCCTGAAAACTGGGAAGGTCTTTCATTCGAGACTCTTGATTCTATCCAGCAGCTTACAGGCGAGCTTCCACTCGTTCTTCACGGCGGTACAGGTATCCCTGCAGAGATGGTTAAGAAGGCTATCACTCTTGGCGTTTCAAAGGTTAACGTTAACACAGAGTGCCAGCTTGCTTTCGCTGAAGCTACAAGAAAGTATGTAGAGGCTGGTAAGGACCTTGAAGGTAAGGGATTCGATCCTAGAAAACTTCTTGCTCCTGGCTTCGAAGCTATCAAGGCTACAGTTAAAGAGAAGATGGAAATGTTCGGTTCTGTTGGTAAGGCTGACGAATAA